A genomic segment from Drosophila willistoni isolate 14030-0811.24 chromosome 2L unlocalized genomic scaffold, UCI_dwil_1.1 Seg168, whole genome shotgun sequence encodes:
- the LOC6652190 gene encoding protein lingerer isoform X4 — MSTQTRSGGGGGGGNRTQKKSNSGNSGGSGNHHHDAAGSHQTAAATEKKQQQTEKPEKAQPKATTEQLRIAQITNSTTEDPQINEKVTLLLTMTQRSEEEVCCALNECDYDLEAAANFLIEILPQGAFAKYEKKRKNKASNASGTDGTVGDGDWADGNANAADRREKSRNRSANRGGRGGTDSRGWRGREARENDRNNRESRGGGNTGERIDERTNDNYRGQRNGGRSGLGGGGRGGGYVSRSGRGGGRMGVRSGGPRGERSGGSGGGYGVGSGGRSGGISNEDHHEVELWDNTIAQNAEKQQQSHDDAWGDWNNEEYEGSLKDSKVFTTSNLVTQTTGSVVSGELSAPPGLESSSALEDGSGPSAVQPTSALSGSTTTPLLQYSAAVSNPPPQLQPNQSTQNSSSAAGVAASTSSSSSPFVSTASDTFSSAASAAATLVQQAQLQQQQQHQQATPIKPSATLSVEQSQYFNSLSSQGGSPGASVAQNAAYANVFASAPGTAQDPNQQQPQVRRARVKLPPPSKIPSSAVEMPGDNALNNIGYLDVQFGGLDFGPDDSFDAIPEKFSGVAVGGVGGIESQQQPVQVDDYQSKSQQQQSALAAGLQTSQILQGDALSSAGYATRASSQQQQSSGSSVNSGSSALDQLTKNDPYGQVTGGNGGAVAAAAAVYQNVYQASSVNKANNAYQSAAQGVGYNSSSYTNVQSSVANSYQPQGYASYQPNAVNSYQQQQQQQTSSGGTVSVSGVAGSGGSATQNIPVGVGSGNQNNSSANANSAYLTSGYSTPQSAYQSSQSVYGSAGLSNSSGFAGSASNSSSQYGNFSASAKLKDATTAGGGTHYDSVSTSSGVSSSSGSTGNGAGGIASSTTGANQAVVSNTNNNVSGSSTTSSVAAGGNNSQVGVGVSQSGVASSMTGVSTGVVGVTGSSTVGVGVGVGSNNNTNSSAVAQTSAGSVAVLASLTNKNSSSSNSSGSGSGVTTAGSAGGGGGNSGAGTGAGSGGGSGGGLVPTNIQMVSQYIQTGLPCYQHPVYSYEELQMMQQRVPHVQGYYDLNYTPTSLGAGRDNIGSVAYSTMTDGRFARTDNNSSPVSNVSLVSSTMSQQAGSSAPMLNVPYAYFYGGNVMPGGFQYGTPAIYPQQIPAANTASGGQFPKPSYSAGYGSTNYDTLSQNTQDYSKGGYSSSVNQQSKTQAVSNQPQSGTGSDLTSSMYGKGHVALNKVNSYEKQSFHSGTPPPFNMANTQTAGGTSAQPYGMYLPMPAAGHHNMIHQPIHQDSNSAGQRQQSSSQSKSAGKQGYSPSYWTGQN; from the exons ATGAGCACACAAACTCGTTCAGGTGGCGGAGGAGGTGGAGGCAATCGCACTcagaaaaaatcaaattccGGCAATTCTGGTGGCAGTGGTAACCACCATCATGATGCAGCTGGCTCACATCAAACCGCCGCTGCTACCGAGAAGAAACAGCAGCAGACAGAGAAACCAGAGAAGGCACAACCGAAGGCCACCACGGAACAGTTGCGTATTGCCCAGATAACCAATAGCACAACAGAGGACCCTCAGATCAATGAGAAAGTAACCCTATTGCTGACCATGACTCAACGTTCCGAAGAAGAAGTTTGTTGCGCCCTCAATGAGTGTGACTACGATTTGGAGGCAGCAGCAAATTTTTTGATCGAAATTCTGCCACAG GGTGCTTTCGCAAAGTACGAGAAAAAACGCAAGAATAAGGCTTCAAATGCCTCTGGAACCGATGGTACTGTAGGTGATGGTGATTGGGCGGATGGCAATGCAAATGCTGCCGATAGGCGAGAGAAATCGCGTAATCGCAGTGCCAATCGTGGAGGACGCGGAGGTACTGATAGTCGAGGCT gGCGCGGCAGAGAGGCACGTGAGAATGATCGCAATAACCGTGAATCTCGCGGAGGTGGTAATACCGGGGAACGGATTGATGAACGTACCAACGACAATTATCGCGGCCAGCGAAATGGAGGCAGAAGTGGACTCGGTGGCGGAGGACGAGGTGGTGGCTACGTCTCACGATCGGGTCGAGGAGGTGGTCGCATGGGCGTACGTAGTGGTGGACCACGAGGTGAAcgcagcggtggcagcggaGGAGGCTATGGTGTTGGTAGCGGCGGACGGAGCGGTGGTATTTCTAACGAAGATCACCATGAAGTGGAACTGTGGGACAATACCATTGCCCAAAATGCTgaaaagcagcagcagtcgcATGATGATGCATGGGGTGATTGGAATAACGAGGAGTACGAGGGTTCACTAAAGGACAGTAAAGTGTTTACTACCAGTAATCTGGTCACACAGACAACGGGTAGTGTGGTTAGTGGCGAATTGTCGGCTCCTCCAGGCCTGGAGTCTTCTAGTGCTTTGGAGGACGGTAGTGGGCCTTCAGCAGTGCAACCGACGTCAGCACTATCGGGATCAACAACAACGCCGCTATTGCAATATAGCGCAGCTGTGAGCAATCCACCGCCCCAACTGCAACCAAACCAGAGTACGCAGAACTCCAGCAGCGCTGCTGGTGTGGCAGCCAGTACCAGCTCCTCGTCTTCGCCGTTCGTTTCAACCGCCTCAGATACATTCTCAAGCGCTGCATCGGCGGCAGCAACTTTGGTGCAGCAGGCTCAGcttcagcagcaacaacagcatcagcaggCAACGCCTATCAAGCCGTCAGCAACGCTGTCGGTGGAACAATCTCAGTATTTCAATTCTCTATCCTCTCAAGGCGGCAGTCCTGGGGCTTCAGTTGCCCAAAATGCCGCGTATGCGAATGTGTTTGCCTCGGCTCCCGGCACAGCTCAAGATCCCAACCAGCAACAGCCGCAGGTACGACGGGCTCGCGTTAAATTGCCGCCGCCTTCCAAGATACCATCGAGCGCTGTGGAAATGCCTGGCGATAATGCTCTTAATAACATTGGATATCTTGATGTGCAGTTTGGAGGTCTGGATTTTGGTCCAGACGACAGTTTCGATGCTATTCCAGAGAAGTTTAGCGGTGTAGCTGTTGGGGGTGTTGGCGGTATTGAGAGCCAACAGCAACCAGTGCAAGTGGATGACTATCAAAGCAAatcccagcagcagcagtcggCTCTGGCAGCAGGACTGCAAACTTCCCAGATA TTACAGGGAGATGCCTTAAGTTCGGCAGGTTATGCAACGCGTGCTTCttcacagcagcagcaaagttCCGGGTCATCTGTGAATTCCGGCTCAAGTGCTTTAGATCAACTGACAAAGAATGATCCATATGGACAGGTGACCGGTGGAAATGGCGGTGCTGtcgctgctgccgccgctgtGTATCAAAATGTCTATCAAGCCAGTTCGGTCAATAAGGCAAACAATGCTTATCAGAGTGCTGCTCAAGGTGTGGGCTACAACAGTTCTAGCTACACGAATGTCCAATCTTCGGTGGCGAACAGCTATCAGCCTCAGGGATACGCCTCCTATCAGCCAAATGCGGTCAATTCctatcagcaacagcagcaacaacagacTAGCTCTGGAGGCACTGTATCGGTCAGCGGTGTAGCTGGCAGCGGCGGATCTGCAACACAAAACATTCCGGTCGGTGTCGGCAGTGGCAACCAAAATAACTCCAG CGCTAATGCGAATTCCGCATATCTCACATCGGGCTATTCTACACCACAAAGTGCTTACCAATCTAGCCAGAGTGTCTATGGCAGCGCTGGCCTCTCCAATAGCAGCGG GTTTGCTGGCAGCGCAAGCAACTCGTCGTCACAGTATGGCAATTTTAGTGCAAGCGCCAAGCTTAAAGATGCCACGACAGCCGGCGGTGGGACACATTACGACAG TGTTTCGACCAGCAGCGGTGTTAGTAGCAGCAGTGGAAGCACTGGCAACGGAGCTGGAGGAATCGCTAGCAGCACAACGGGGGCCAACCAAGCGGTAGTGTCAAACA CCAACAATAATGTCAGTGGTAGCAGCACGACCAGTAGTGTTGCGGCAGGTGGTAATAACAGCCAGGTTGGCGTCGGTGTTAGCCAAAGTGGCGTTGCCAGCTCCATGACAGGTGTAAGTACCGGAGTTGTAGGTGTGACAGGAAGTTCTACTGTTGGCGTAGGCGTTGGAGttggcagcaacaacaataccaACAGCTCGGCTGTTGCACAAACATCTGCCGGGAGCGTAGCAGTGCTTGCCTCCCTTACCAACaagaacagcagcagcagtaacagcagtggcagcggctcGGGCGTCACAACAGCGGGCAGCGCTGGTGGAGGCGGCGGTAATAGCGGCGCTGGAACTGGTGCTGGTAGTGGTGGTGGAAGCGGCGGCGGCTTAGTGCCCACCAACATCCAAATGGTTAGTCAATATATTCAGACTGGATTGCCATGCTATCAGCATCCAGTTTATTCCTACGAGGAATTACAAATGATGCAACAGAGAGTGCCACATGTG CAAGGATATTACGATTTGAACTACACACCAACTAGCTTGGGCGCTGGTCGTGATAATATAGGTTCAGTGGCATACTCAACCATGACTGATGGACGCTTCGCGCGCACCGACAATAACTCCAGTCCTGTTAGCAATGTGAGTTTG GTGTCTAGCACAATGTCGCAACAAGCGGGGTCCAGTGCGCCCATGCTGAATGTTCCTTATGCCTATTTTTATGGTGGCAATGTAATGCCCGGTGGTTTTCAATATGGCACTCCTGCCATTTATCCA CAACAAATACCAGCAGCAAATACTGCGTCGGGTGGACAATTCCCGAAACCTTCGTATAGCGCTGGTTACGGGTCGACTAACTACGATACACTCTCCCAGAACACACAGGACTATAGCAAAGGCGGCTACTCTTCAAGCGTCAATCAGCAAAGTAAGACTCAAGCCGTTTCTAATCAACCGCAATCGGGTACTGGTTCTGATCTGACTTCGTCAATGTACGGCAAGGGACATGTGGCGCTAAACAAAGTTAAT TCATATGAAAAGCAGAGTTTCCATTCGGGTACACCTCCACCATTTAATATGGCAAACACACAAACTGCCGGAGGCACTTCGGCCCAACCATATGGCATGTATCTGCCAATGCCAGCCGCTGGGCATCATAACATGATACATCAGCCCATACACCAG GATTCGAACAGCGCTGGCCAGCGCCAACAGTCAAGCAGCCAATCGAAGTCAGCCGGCAAGCAAGGCTATTCACCCTCGTACTGGACCGGACAGAACTAG